GTAGGGGCAGGACTGGGTGTGCTGAATCTCTCAACGGATGCGGAATCGGCCGAAGGTGCTGCGACCGGCACTGTTCTGATTGATGACAGTGATTTTGTCTTCGCTTATCAGGTAGGAGCTGGTCTGGGTTACAAGATTGACGGACCCGGTAACGGTTCAGACGTGACACTGAGTGTTGATTACCGCTATCTGGCTTCCTTTGAGAACCCGGAATTCGCCGGCGAGATAACCGGCGGTACTGTGGAAACCGAGTTCGCGGGGCATTACTTGGGCGGCGGAATAAGACTGGCATTCTGAGCTTAAGATCAGCTCTGTGTTCTGGCCTCCCTGTCTAGGGGAAGCGGGATTTCCGCGACTGGGTATTGCGCGGGGCGGTGTTTAGTGACGGCGATGTTCGGGGCGCTCTTGGGTTTTTTACGGTTCATAGGGCATGCACCCGAGATTTCCTCTGTGTATATTCCGCGTTTGCGGTTCAGGCGGGCGGCCGTTGCGTGGAGCGAATAAGAGCGGTTCCGTCATTCAGCTTTTTGGGAACTTCCGGGCGATGAGACCTACTTGGGCTGAAATCAGTCTTGATTTTTTCAGATCGAACCTTGGCGAAGTAAGAAGACTTGTCAGCAAAAGCGTCCGAGTCATGGCGGTTGTGAAAGCCGACGCTTACGGACACGGCTCCGTAAGGGTAAGCGAAGCCGCCCTCAATGGCGGAGCGGACATGCTCGGGGTAGCTACGGTTCCCGAGGCTCTGCAGCTCAGGGAATCCGGAATAACGGGCGAAATATTTCTCCTGGGAGGTATTGATCCCCTGGAAGCCAGGGTAACCGTAGAAAACACACTTACTCCTGCGTGCTACTCCGTTGATGTGCTCGAAGCTCTTTCTGGAGCTGCTGTTGAGTGCGGAAAAACAGTCAGTTATCACCTGAAGGTCGATACGGGCATGACCAGGCTTGGAGTGGGAGTAAGCGACATGGAATCTTTTTTTGCTTCAGCCGCCAAGCTTCCCGGAGTAATGCTTGAGGGTGTTTTCACGCATCTTGCCTCCTCTGAGATTCACCAAAGCGACTATACGGATTATCAGCTCGGGATTTTCCAAGAGAGTCTCTTTTTCCTTGACGAGCTGGGAGTTAAATACCGCTACTCCCATTCAGCAAACAGTGCCTCCATTCAGAGATTTCCAGATTCTCATATGGATATAGTGAGACCCGGGATAATGCTTTACGGTTCAGGCAGCATGGGGGAGGTTGATCTGAGGCCCGTTATGAAATTCAAAACAAAGATAGTACAGCTCAGAGAGGTCCCCCCTGGCACCTCGGTCGGCTACGGGGGGACTTTCGTTGCTGGGAGGGAAACACTGGTTGCGACCCTTCCGGTTGGGTATGCCGATGGCTATCCAAGAGCCCTTTCAAACAGAGCGAAAGTTTCTCTTTGCGGGAGACTCGCTCCCCTTATAGGATCCGTCTGCATGGATTTCATCATGGTCGATGTAACGGATATCCCGGGTATCCGTGTTGGAGACGAAGCAGTGCTTTTCGGAGACGGGCTCGTGAGCGTTGAGGATGTCTCTTCCTGGGCCCAAACCATACCTTACGAAATCTTGTCACGGATTTCGCCGAGGGTTCCGAGGCGTTACGTGTGATTTGTTGCCGTTGTTAGTCTGAGGAAATCTGCGATGAGAGCTGTTATACAGAGGGTAACGAGGGCATCAGTCAGCGTTGACGGGAATGTAGTCGGCAGCATCGGCCCGGGAATGGTGATTCTTGTTGGAATTGAGAAAGATGACTCGCAAAAAGACATTGCTTATGTAGCGGAGAAGATAGCTGGCCTGAGAATATTTGAGGATTCCTCGGGCAAAATGAATCTGAGTATCAAGGATACGGGAGGAGATGTTCTGGCTATTTCCCAGTTTACCCTCTACGGTGATTGCAGAAAAGGCAGAAGGCCTTCTTACATGCGGGCCGCTGGCGAGGATTTCGCGAGGCGGTGCTACGAATCTTTTATCGTTGAGATCGCGGAACGTGGAATCTTGGTCAGAACCGGCGTTTTCGGGGCAACAATGGATGTTCATATAGTGAACAACGGTCCAGTCACGCTTCTTATTGACAGTTCCAAGGATTTCTGAGTTCATACTGGTTATTTTGTTGCGGCGGATTATTATTAGGATAGATGAAGACCGTATGCAATCACCCTACCGCTCACAGGGATTATATATTTGAGGAGAAGTACGAAGCGGGTCTGATACTCAAGGGCTCCGAGGTTAAATCCCTTAGAAACGGAAACGCCAGCGTCAAGGAAAGCTTTGCTCTCATAAGGGAGGGCGAAGCCAGACTCGTTAACTGCTACATAGCTCCTTATGATGCCGCCAGCGGGCTTAACCATGAACCGACGAGGGAGAGAAAGCTTCTGCTGAACTCCCACGAGATAAGGAAGCTGATTGGAAAAACCAGCATTAGAGGTTACACTTTAATTCCTCTAAGGATTTATTTTAAAAACGGTATTGCAAAACTCGAACTGGCCCTTGCCAAAGGTAAGAAGACGAGAGATAAAAGA
The nucleotide sequence above comes from Candidatus Dadabacteria bacterium. Encoded proteins:
- a CDS encoding outer membrane beta-barrel protein → MYVLLGGCDFYNSLPSDGQEAVKEAAKGEKNIDGGVSAFALMINAYYDLNPDGKLIPYVGAGLGVLNLSTDAESAEGAATGTVLIDDSDFVFAYQVGAGLGYKIDGPGNGSDVTLSVDYRYLASFENPEFAGEITGGTVETEFAGHYLGGGIRLAF
- the alr gene encoding alanine racemase is translated as MHPRFPLCIFRVCGSGGRPLRGANKSGSVIQLFGNFRAMRPTWAEISLDFFRSNLGEVRRLVSKSVRVMAVVKADAYGHGSVRVSEAALNGGADMLGVATVPEALQLRESGITGEIFLLGGIDPLEARVTVENTLTPACYSVDVLEALSGAAVECGKTVSYHLKVDTGMTRLGVGVSDMESFFASAAKLPGVMLEGVFTHLASSEIHQSDYTDYQLGIFQESLFFLDELGVKYRYSHSANSASIQRFPDSHMDIVRPGIMLYGSGSMGEVDLRPVMKFKTKIVQLREVPPGTSVGYGGTFVAGRETLVATLPVGYADGYPRALSNRAKVSLCGRLAPLIGSVCMDFIMVDVTDIPGIRVGDEAVLFGDGLVSVEDVSSWAQTIPYEILSRISPRVPRRYV
- a CDS encoding D-tyrosyl-tRNA(Tyr) deacylase, with translation MRAVIQRVTRASVSVDGNVVGSIGPGMVILVGIEKDDSQKDIAYVAEKIAGLRIFEDSSGKMNLSIKDTGGDVLAISQFTLYGDCRKGRRPSYMRAAGEDFARRCYESFIVEIAERGILVRTGVFGATMDVHIVNNGPVTLLIDSSKDF
- the smpB gene encoding SsrA-binding protein SmpB codes for the protein MKTVCNHPTAHRDYIFEEKYEAGLILKGSEVKSLRNGNASVKESFALIREGEARLVNCYIAPYDAASGLNHEPTRERKLLLNSHEIRKLIGKTSIRGYTLIPLRIYFKNGIAKLELALAKGKKTRDKREDIKRREAQRDMQKAVRRSLKRS